In Lacerta agilis isolate rLacAgi1 chromosome 8, rLacAgi1.pri, whole genome shotgun sequence, one genomic interval encodes:
- the LOC117051973 gene encoding trypsin-like, whose protein sequence is MGGPALVPSPGLVISKESGSCLRHTQLITMTTVTLHSITLLLIFSLVLAQCRKKPKGYPCPPHSQPWQAAIYKYSRFYCGATLLNQRWVLTAAHCNNGRIHVRLGDENLNVLEGTEQFLAVAKTIVHPKYNQSCYDNDVMLVKLSSPAVFNHYVQPISLATQRATSGDMCMVSGWGGPINFPERIPLVLYCANVRIMYWEECAALYPGKLNSDMICAAAIEGGTDSCEGDSGGPLVCNGKLQGLVSWGDVPCVSSTKPGVYMDVFRYRDWIVETMCDDN, encoded by the exons atgggtgggccggccctggtgcCATCCCCTGGACTGGTTATAAGTAAGGAGTcag GGAGCTGCCTCCGCCATACACAGCTCATCACCATGACAACCGTGACACTGCATTCCATTACTCTGCTCCTGATTTTTTCACTAG tCCTGGCACAGTGCAGAAAGAAACCCAAAGGCTACCCATGTCCACCACATTCTCAGCCTTGGCAGGCTGCCATCTACAAATACTCCCGTTTCTACTGTGGAGCAACCCTTCTCAACCAAAGATGGGTCCTTACCGCTGCTCACTGCAACAATGG ACGCATCCATGTCCGGCTTGGAGATGAAAATCTGAACGTCCTGGAGGGCACAGAACAGTTCTTGGCAGTGGCGAAAACAATCGTCCACCCCAAGTACAACCAGTCGTGCTATGACAATGACGTCATGCTGGTCAAGCTGTCGAGCCCAGCTGTATTTAACCATTATGTGCAGCCCATAAGTCTGGCTACCCAGAGGGCAACCTCTGGGGATATGTGCATGGTGTCAGGATGGGGCGGTCCTATCAATTTCCCAG AGCGAATTCCTCTGGTCCTTTATTGTGCAAATGTCAGGATAATGTATTGGGAAGAGTGTGCTGCTCTGTATCCTGGGAAGCTGAACTCCGATATGATTTGTGCTGCTGCAATCGAAGGAGGCACTGACTCCTGTGAA GGTGACTCCGGGGGACCCCTCGTCTGCAACGGGAAGCTCCAGGGTCTGGTGTCTTGGGGTGACGTGCCCTGCGTCTCCAGCACCAAACCCGGGGTCTACATGGACGTTTTCAGATACAGAGACTGGATCGTTGAGACAATGTGTGATGACAACTGA